GTCGAGAGTAGAACGACCGAGGCGGCGCCGTCGGTGCGCGCGTACGACGAGAGCCACCCGACGAGAGTCACGTTCGTGTCGGTTCCGCCGATGCTGAGTCGACGTTCGACGACGATAGACCGGCTTTCGCCAGGTTCGTAGCTCGCGTCCGCCAGCGCTCCGTCGGATATCGACGCCGGATTCGATTCGAGGGTCAGTGCGTCGGAACCGACGCACCCCGAGACGACGATGAGGAGTGCGAGCGCTGGAAGGAGAAACAGTGTGCGGTCCATACAGTCAGAAGAACGTGTGTGACGAAATCACTTACTCTAGTTCGAGCGTCGACGCGCCCGAACTCGTCGGTCTACGTGACGGATGCACGCGTTTTTTATGAGCCGGCGGGTAACTACATGTCTATGCCAGCGGACATGTACGATATCGTCGTGGTCGGGGGAGGCACTGCCGGGGCCTTCGCCGCTGCAACGACGGCCTCTGCGGGTCTCGATACCGTCATCGTCGAGCGGAAGTCGTCGGAGGAGGCGGGTCACATCGCCTGCGGTGACGCTATCAAAGGAAAGAGTTCGTTTCCGGACGTTATCGACCTCGACTATCTGAAGGAGGAGTCGTTCACTAACCGGAACATCCGGCGCGCGGTGTTCGAGAGTCCGAACGGGGAGACGCTCGATATCCCGCTCTCGGAACCGGGTGCGGTCATCGACCGCAAGCGATACGGCGAGATTATCCTCGAGGAGGCCGAGCGAACCGGTGTCGACATCCACTACGACACCGTCGTCCAGGACGTGACCCAAGCCGACGACGGCACCGTCACCGGCGTCCGCGCCAAGCGAAACGGCGAGGTCGTCGACTACGAGGCCGACGTCACTATCGACGCCGCTGGCGCGCTCTCGCTTCTTCAGGACAAGGCCGATTTCTCCGGGACGACCTTCGACACGAACGTCAACTACTCGCAGTTCTGCTCTGCCTACCGCGAAGTCATCGACGTGAAGAACCCCGTTGACTGGGACGACGCTATCGTCTTCAAACCGACCGAGGAGTTAGGATATCTCTGGTACTTCCCGCGCACGTCGACCGAAATCAACGTCGGCCTCGGCTTCCAGATGAACAGAGAACCGATGAAACTCGTCGAGGCGCTCAAACGCGACCTTCGCGGGCGCGCGGAGTTCGCGGGCGCGACGGTGAAAGACAAACTCGGCGCGGCGCTCCCCACTCGACGACCGTACGACTCGGCGGTCGCGAACGGCTTCGTCGCCGTCGGCGACGCCGCAGGCCACGTCAACCCGACGACGGGTGGTGGCATCCCCGGCGCGGCGAAATCCGCACACCGCGCGGCCAACCGCGCCATTGCGGCCGTCGGCGACGGCGACGTGAGCGAGGAGGCGCTGTGGATGTACAACCACGACGTGATGACGGACTTCGGCAAGCGATTCGCGGCTATCGACCTCTACAACATCTGGGGCGGCGTCCACGACGTGGACGAACTCGTCGGCATCGTCACTTCGGTCCCCGGTCAGCAGTTGGCCGACGCCGTCGGCCGCGGCGGCACCGACTCGATGCATCTCGGGTTGAAACTGAAAACCCTCGTGCGGACGTTCGGCCACTGGGACACGCTGTTCGAGTTGGCCCGCGTACGGAGCAAAGCGAATGAGTTGAAGGAACACTACGACCGCTACCCGTCCCGACCGGGCGGCTTCGAGACGTGGCGTGACGTGCGCGACGAGATCATGGACGACGTGTACGCTATCACCGGCGCGGACCCCAAGTACTAACACCGACCCTTTCACTGCGGGGGGTGCGCTCCGCGCACTCTCGCCTGTAAAACGCTCGACCAAAAAGCGGCTCGCTCGGCCTTTCGGTCTCGGTCAGGATCCGAGACTCTCGACGCTCCGTATCGCCACCGCAGAGGGCGGGTAACCACACTCCGATGGAGTCGTCTCGCGAAGCATTGAACTTCTTACCCCTCGTCTTCGGCCAGCCACGCGTACGCCGGGTTGGAGTCGGCGAGCCGCAGCCGAATTGCCTCAAGGTCGCCGGGCGTCACGCCGTCGAAGAACGCCCGATCCGCTCGGCGGAGTCGACGGATCTCCGCCGCCGAGAAACCGTCGTGACTCGGCTCCGGGTCGACGGCGTTGCCGGTGTCTATCTCGTACGCGTCGCCGAAACACCGCTCGAAGATGTATGCTGCTCGCTCGAGGTGGAGCCGCGAACTGACGACGGACACCGTCTCAACGTCGGGTGCGTGCTCGTCGACGAGGACTCTGCTGAAGTAGCCGTTTCCGCGGGTGTCGTGGGCCTCGTCTTCGAGCAGAATGCGTCCGGGGTCGACCCCTCGCGAGACAGCGTAGTCGGCCATCACCTCGCACTCCGCCCGCGGGACGTCCGGGTTCGTCGCCGCGCCGGTGAACAGCAGGTACGGGGCGCCGGTTCCTTCGAAGGCGTCGACCGCGACGTCGACGCGTCGCCGGAGGTGGCGGTGAATCGAATCCGACCGGAGGCGGTCGCCGAGTGCGACGATGACCATGGACGCAGTCGGTTTTCCAGCGACAAATACAGTCGTGTCACCGAGTTAGTCGAGGTCCGACGCTGACTGCGAGAGCAATACGCTCTGCAAAACCGTCTCCGCGCCTCGACGGACCCGCTCGGAAGCGGCCTGCTGGCTGATACCGAGTTCGTCGGCGATCTCCTGCAGCGAGACCTCTCGGGGGACGCCGAAGTAGCCGTGTTCGACGGCGAGCGTCAGCGCGCTCCGCTGTTCGGGCGTGAGATCGAAGTTGTACTTCGCGTCCTGCTCCTCGTCGAGCGTGTAGATGCGCTCCACCCGGAAGGCGACGTCGTGGTCGAGACAGTAGTTGTGAAACTCCCGGAGTCCCCGGTGGTCGGCGAACCGAAGTCGGAACCGCCACGGGTCGTCGCCGTACGCCTCGAGAATCGTCGCCTCGCTCGCGACGAGAACCGCCGTGAGGTTCGCGGCGGTGTCGCTCCAGACGACGTGGTAGAGCACCCGATGGTCGACCCGCGCGACAGCGGTCAGTTCCTCCACCACGTCGTCGCCTCGAACCGCTTGCTCGAAGGCGTCGAACGACTCGGTGTCAGGTCCGGTCGCCCAGAAAAACGGCATCACGCCGTCGGTCCCGATAGGGACCACGCGCTCCAGTTCGATGTGGATTCCCTCGGTGACCTGCGAGAGACGGCCGAGATCGAACGCGTTCGCAGGAATTTCGAGTTCGGCGACGACGACCATACGTCTGAGGGGAGTACGGGACTCCACTTAAGCGTCCGTACTGAACAAGCACATCACGAATTCCTACTTGGCATGAATAGGAACTGGGGAGAGGCACTTGACGGACGACGACCCGCAAACGGCCGATCGGATTCGCCCAGCAGTCGAACTCAACAACGCGTTCGTGGCGCTGGCCAGCAGTATGCGGCGGCGAGTGCTGCTCGGCGTTCTCGAACGCAGTCCCCGCGAAGAGCGAACGCTGAGTGAGGAACTCGCGGCCGGGCGGGACGTCGAACGGAATCGAGTCCGGGCGCAACTTCGCCACGTCCATTTGCCGAAACTGGTCGTCACAGGTTACGTCGAATGGAACGAATCGACCGGCGAGATAACGCGCGGTCCGGCGTTCGACGAACTCGTGCCGTTGCTTCGGGTTCTCGACGGCCACGCCGAGCATCTGCCCGGCGCGTGGCCCTGAACGCGGCGTCGAAACTGACGGCAGCACCTACGACAGCCGCAACCGCTTTTGGCGTGAGGACCTTTCGTTTCGATACATGACCCAAGGAGACGAACTCGGCAGCGACGACGTTCCGCCCGCGAACGGAATGCCGATGCTCGGTCTCGGCACGTGGGAGAACACGAACGCCGACGAGTGTCGAAACGCGGTCCAGACGGCGTTGGAGATGGGCTACCGCCACATCGACACCGCGCAGGCGTACGGCAACGAAGCCGAAGTCGGCGAGGGAATCGCCGCCGCCGACGTTCCGCGCGAGGACGTGTTTCTCGCGACGAAGGTGTGGATAGACAACCTCGCCCGCGACGACGTCGTCGAGACGACGAAGCGGAGTCTCGATGAGCTCGGCGTCGACTACGTCGACCTCCTCTACGTCCACTGGCCAGCCCGCGAGTACGATCCCGAGGAGACGCTCTCGGCGTTCAACGAACTGTACGACGAAGGGCTGATAGAGCGCATCGGCGTCAGCAACTTCGAACCCGAGCACGTCGACGAAGCCATCGAACACTCCGACGCCCCCATCTTCGCGAACCAGGTCGAACTGCATCCGCTGCTCCCGCAGGAGGAACTGCGCGAGCACTGCGCCGACCGCGACGTGGAACTCGTCGCGTACTCGCCGCTTGCCCGCGGGGAAATTGCCGGGAACGACACCATCGCCGCCATCGCCGAAAAACACGACGCCAGCCCGTTCCAGGTGAGCCTCGCCTGGATTCGCGAGAAAGGTGTCACCGCCATCCCCAAGGCGACGAGCGAGGAGCACATCCGCGACAACTGGGAGTCGCTTGGGGTTGACCTTGACGACGACGACGTCACCGAAATCGACGCCATTGACCGGACCGACCGCCGCGTCGACCCGAGTTTCGCCCCCTGGTAGACGCCGCCGAAACCCGACGCGTCGGCGACTTCGTTTCCGTCTCCAGCGCGTTTCGTTCCGCGGTTTTTTGTCCTCCGTTTTTTTTTATCCTCCATTTTCGCCCCCAAGTTTTCGCTCCATACTCCTCGTCCGTCCGAATTGGGAGGGTGACGCCGCCGGTTCGCCCCGGTGTCGAACCCACAAAATTCACATCACCTGCTACGACACTGTGTTCCAATGGAATCAGCCACGCAACCGGGGTTGGTCGGCGCGATACGCATCGACCTCGTCCGCTTACACGAGACGTGGATGGAGCTCGTCTTCCCGCGCCAGCTAGACGCCGGACGCTCGGTCATCGGGAAGTGGAAACCGCAGACCGGACCGCAGCGCGCAGCCTACTCCGTCTGGAGCGCGCTCGGCGTTCCGCTCGTCGCGCTCGCGTATCCGCTTCTGCTACTCGGCTTCGCGACGCGGTTCTACGCGAAGCGACTCGACAGCGCCGGGGCGCGTCTCGGTCTCGTCGGCGTCGTGCTCCTCTCGGTGGTCGTCTGGGGAGCGCTTACCGCGTTCGCGCGGTACCAGTTCTCGACGAACGGCTTTCTGGCGGTGCTCGCCGCCAGCCTCGTCGCGACGCTCTCGGCGGCGCTCGCCGTGGTCTTCTCGCGCGTCGGCGGGCGCGGGACGAGCGTCCTCTTCGCGTACCCTTCGGTGATGACCGCGCTGTTCCTCCCGCCGGTCGTCGCGGCGCTTTACTCGCCGACGCTCTCGGAGATCGTCTTCCCCGGCAGCCAGACGGTCGCCATCTGGCTCCTCGACAACGTTCTCGCCATCGGCGGTCTCGATCAGTTCCTCCGCGAGCGGTTCACCCTCGAAGGGTTCGCGTACGTGCTGATGTGGTTCGGCGTCGCGGTTCCGCTCGGCTGGCTACTCGGTATCGTCGTCGCCCTCGCGGATATCGTGCGCCCGCGGCGGCGGTGACAGTCAGATTCCGGGGACTGTCTCGGAGAAACTCTTAATCGCGCTCCGTCCAACGCTCTCACATGCAGTTCGATCTCACGACGACCGTTGCACTGTTCGTCGTCCCGTTGCTGGTAATTATCGGCGGAACGGTGACGAGTCCGATGCCGACGACAATCAGCGTCGGCGTCAGCGTCGGTATCGCGCTGTTCGGTGTCCTCGCGCTCGTCGTCGGCATCAAACACGGCGAGTACCGCGCGGCGCGCTGAAACTGCCGTTTCTCACCTATCGCACGTCGAGCGACTCGTCGGTCACGTTCGAGGCCACGGCGACGCCGACGATGCTGACGACGAGTCCCGCGACGATGAACGCCGCGAGTCGGTACGTCGGCGGAAGTTCGCTGCCTATCCCCGGCACGAAGGCGTGTGGAAGGATGCCTTCGCGCTCGAGATACCACCCGGTGAACCCCCGAACCACGAGGCCGAGCGCGACGACGCCGAAGGGGAGGTTCCAGTACGGCGAGCGCACCTCGTCGGTCTGGATGAGTTCGTCGACGAGGCGGCCGGTACTCGCCGTCAGCGCCGCCAGCGCGAGCCACGGGACGCTGCTGTAGAGGAACTGAATCGCGGGGACGACAACGGCGTCGCCTCTCGCCAACGCCGAGGCCTCCAACCCGCCCAGAAAGACGCCAACGAGCGTCAGTCCCGCGGCGACGACGTAGGTGACGACGGACACCTGCCCGGAGTAGAGCGCGTCGCGCACCCGCTCGGGAACGTTCGCGAGGCGTTCGTCGATGGCGAGTCCCTTGTACAGCAACACTGCACCGAGAAGCGACGCGAGAAACGCCACCGCCAGCGCGGGCGACTCGAATCGGAACAGCAGAAGCGGCAGCAGCAGCAAACCGATACCCATCGGAACGAGCACCGTCTGGCGGAGTTCCTCGTCGGCGAGAAACTGCTTGAGGAGGTAGTACGTCGACTCGATGTCGCGGGCCTGCCGGACGACGATTCGGTCGACGGCGTCGACGCGGAGACGGCTCTCGACGACGGGGACGAGTCGCTCGTCCTCGGCGCTGTCGACGACGACGACGACGCTCTCGGGGTCGTACTCCGCCACGAGTTCGTCGAGTTGCGCGGCGACCGACCGGTCGGCCCCGACTATCGACTCGCTCGCCCCCGAGACGACGGCGACGACCGCCTCCTCGCGTTCGTCGCGCAGGTCGCGGGCGACGCGGAGCGCTTCGAGGAGGCAGTTCACGCTCGTGTCCTCGGGGTCGGCGAGCCCGACGTCGACGACGAGCGACTGCACTGCTTCCCACCCGGAGACGGGGGTCTGCAAGCCGGTCTTGCGCCCGATGTCGTTCGCCCGGTCGACACAGAGGACCAGCGTTGTCACACGTCAGCGGAGCACCCGGTGGGCTAAAAATCCTCCCAGTCGTCGGAGTTCCGTCGCCGTTCCCGGGTCAGAACTTGAACTCGACGCCCTCGGCGTCGAATCGACTCGACAGTCCCGCTCCGAGCGCGTACGCGACGCCTTCGGCACCCCGACGGAGTCGGACGGTGAGCCC
This genomic stretch from Haloprofundus salilacus harbors:
- a CDS encoding geranylgeranyl reductase family protein; translated protein: MPADMYDIVVVGGGTAGAFAAATTASAGLDTVIVERKSSEEAGHIACGDAIKGKSSFPDVIDLDYLKEESFTNRNIRRAVFESPNGETLDIPLSEPGAVIDRKRYGEIILEEAERTGVDIHYDTVVQDVTQADDGTVTGVRAKRNGEVVDYEADVTIDAAGALSLLQDKADFSGTTFDTNVNYSQFCSAYREVIDVKNPVDWDDAIVFKPTEELGYLWYFPRTSTEINVGLGFQMNREPMKLVEALKRDLRGRAEFAGATVKDKLGAALPTRRPYDSAVANGFVAVGDAAGHVNPTTGGGIPGAAKSAHRAANRAIAAVGDGDVSEEALWMYNHDVMTDFGKRFAAIDLYNIWGGVHDVDELVGIVTSVPGQQLADAVGRGGTDSMHLGLKLKTLVRTFGHWDTLFELARVRSKANELKEHYDRYPSRPGGFETWRDVRDEIMDDVYAITGADPKY
- a CDS encoding YdcF family protein, with translation MVIVALGDRLRSDSIHRHLRRRVDVAVDAFEGTGAPYLLFTGAATNPDVPRAECEVMADYAVSRGVDPGRILLEDEAHDTRGNGYFSRVLVDEHAPDVETVSVVSSRLHLERAAYIFERCFGDAYEIDTGNAVDPEPSHDGFSAAEIRRLRRADRAFFDGVTPGDLEAIRLRLADSNPAYAWLAEDEG
- a CDS encoding helix-turn-helix domain-containing protein; this encodes MVVVAELEIPANAFDLGRLSQVTEGIHIELERVVPIGTDGVMPFFWATGPDTESFDAFEQAVRGDDVVEELTAVARVDHRVLYHVVWSDTAANLTAVLVASEATILEAYGDDPWRFRLRFADHRGLREFHNYCLDHDVAFRVERIYTLDEEQDAKYNFDLTPEQRSALTLAVEHGYFGVPREVSLQEIADELGISQQAASERVRRGAETVLQSVLLSQSASDLD
- a CDS encoding DUF7344 domain-containing protein gives rise to the protein MTDDDPQTADRIRPAVELNNAFVALASSMRRRVLLGVLERSPREERTLSEELAAGRDVERNRVRAQLRHVHLPKLVVTGYVEWNESTGEITRGPAFDELVPLLRVLDGHAEHLPGAWP
- a CDS encoding aldo/keto reductase, whose product is MPMLGLGTWENTNADECRNAVQTALEMGYRHIDTAQAYGNEAEVGEGIAAADVPREDVFLATKVWIDNLARDDVVETTKRSLDELGVDYVDLLYVHWPAREYDPEETLSAFNELYDEGLIERIGVSNFEPEHVDEAIEHSDAPIFANQVELHPLLPQEELREHCADRDVELVAYSPLARGEIAGNDTIAAIAEKHDASPFQVSLAWIREKGVTAIPKATSEEHIRDNWESLGVDLDDDDVTEIDAIDRTDRRVDPSFAPW
- a CDS encoding DUF7333 family protein, coding for MQFDLTTTVALFVVPLLVIIGGTVTSPMPTTISVGVSVGIALFGVLALVVGIKHGEYRAAR
- a CDS encoding DUF373 family protein, which encodes MTTLVLCVDRANDIGRKTGLQTPVSGWEAVQSLVVDVGLADPEDTSVNCLLEALRVARDLRDEREEAVVAVVSGASESIVGADRSVAAQLDELVAEYDPESVVVVVDSAEDERLVPVVESRLRVDAVDRIVVRQARDIESTYYLLKQFLADEELRQTVLVPMGIGLLLLPLLLFRFESPALAVAFLASLLGAVLLYKGLAIDERLANVPERVRDALYSGQVSVVTYVVAAGLTLVGVFLGGLEASALARGDAVVVPAIQFLYSSVPWLALAALTASTGRLVDELIQTDEVRSPYWNLPFGVVALGLVVRGFTGWYLEREGILPHAFVPGIGSELPPTYRLAAFIVAGLVVSIVGVAVASNVTDESLDVR